In Halolamina litorea, the genomic window GGCCTGCTCCACGTCCGCCCAGTCGATGGTCTCGTCGGGGAAGTGGGCCTGTTCGATCGTTCCGGGGCCGAACACGACCGTCGGGATGCCGGCGGCGACGTAGTGCCGGGAGTCGGCGCCGTAGGTCGCGCCCCGTGGCTCCGTCTCTGGGAGTCCGGTCTCCGCCATCGCCGCCTGTAGGGTCCGAACGATCGGTTCGTCGGCGTCGATCTCGGCAGAGTCGAACTGGATGCTGAACCGTTCGAACGTCGGCGGGTGCTCGGAGAGCCACTCGTCGTCGTCGACGACCGCTTGGAGGGCCGCCTCGTACTGTGCCTCCACTTCGTCGACGGTCTCGCCGGGGGCGACGCCGAAGCGCATCTCGGCGGTCAGCGAACTCGCGACCGAGGAGGCCCAGTTGCCGGCCTCGACGATGCCGATGACGATGGGCCACGGGACGGGGTACTCCTCGTACAGGGGGTGGGTGACGGTCTCGCCACGCTCGGCTTCGAGCTCCGAAAAGGCCGCACGGATGCGCTCGAAGCGCGGGAGCGGGTCCTCGCCGCGCCAGCGCGTGGCCGCGTGAGCCGCCCGGCCCGGTATCTCGAGGCGCTTCATCACGGTCCCCTCGACGGCCGTGACGGCGGTGAGTTCGGTCGGCTCGGCGACGATGGCGGCGTCGCGCTCGAAGGGGTATGGGTTCGACAGCGCCGCGGCGGCGGCGCCGATACCCCCCTCCTCCTCGCCGGCGACGGCTTCGACGACGAGGCGGCCGTTCAGGTCGGCCTCCTCGACCCGCTCGGCCACGTCCAGCGCGGCGAACACGCAGGCGGCGACGGGGGCCTTCATGTCGACGGCGCCGCGGGCGGTCAGGGTCTCCCCGCCCTCGTCGTTCTCACCCCACGTCGGCTCGAACGGCGGCGACGACCACGTGTCCTCGTCGGCGGGCACCACGTCGAGGTGGCCGTTGAGGACGAGCGTCGGCCCCGCGTCGGGGTCGCCGAACTCCAGCACGCCGGCGACGCTCGGCCGGCCGTCGGTGTCGATCAGCGCGGGGTCGTCGGGGAAGGAGTGGTGGGCCGCGAGTTCCTCGGCGTCGGCCTCCCACTCGTAGGTCTCGAACCCGAGTTCGTCGAGGCGCTCGCGGGTCCACGCTGCCGCCTCGGCTTCGTCGCCACCGACGGTCTCGAACTCGATTAGCCGCTCGGTGAGGTCGCGCATATCCATACCGGGGCGTCGGTGGCACACGGTTTAGCTCCACGGGAACCGTAAACGCTTACCCGGTGCTCTTCCTGGGTTCCGGTGAGGGCTGATAGCTCAGTTTGGGAGAGCGTCTGGCTTTTAACCAGACGGTCGGGGGTTCAAGTCCCTCTCAGCCCGTATAGGCCACCGAGCGACAGCGAGGTGTGCCGGTCGCCGTGGGAGGGACTGAACGCTGCCAGTCGCGCGCAGCGTAAGCGAGCACGTCTGGCCCCGTTCAACTCCCTCTCAGCCCACCTCCAAGCCCTCAGTTCTCCCCTTGATACGCCCCGTCGTAGGTCCCCTCGTGGTCGGCGTCGGCGACGACGAACTGGCCGATCCGGGCGCCCTGCTCGATCTCGATCTCGTGGCCCACCTGCAACAGCCCCTCGCCGCGGCCCTCGTAGCCGGCGTCCCAGACCGCGGTGTTCAGGGTACACGAGTTCCGAAGGAGCGTCGAGCGCGGGAGGACGAAGCCGACGCTGTCCTCCGGCACCGCGAGTCGCTCGCCGTAGCGGACCACGTAATCGCCCGGTTCGAGCCGGTAGACCGGCGGGTCGCCGCCGTGGGGGTCGACCTCCGAGCGGTCGCCGACCGACTTGTCGTCGCGCCCGACGTAGCCGGGGGAGGTCTGTTCGAACACCGCGGCGACGGTGAGGTCGACGCCGTTCGGCTGGACCGCGTCGTCGTCGGCGCCGTCGATGTCGTCGGCGACGCTGGCTCCGGAGCGGAACATACTGGGGGGTGTGGAGTCGTCGCCATAACCCTGCCGGAGGCGCGTGAGGGCGTCTCCGTCCCGTCCCCGACACTCTCGCCGACTGATCCGACTCTCGCCGGATTTATCACCGCTCCGAGCCCATCTGGGGACGATATGGGAAAGACAATCACGGAGAAAGTCCTTGACGATCACCTCGTCGAGGGCGAGCTGACCCCCGGCGAGGAGATCGGGATCGAGATCGATCAGGTGCTGACCCAGGACACCACCGGGACGATGGTGTGGCTGCAGTTCGAGGCGCTCGGCCTCGACGAGGTCCAGACCGAACTCGCCGCGCAGTACTGCGACCACCAGACCTACCAGTTCGACTTCAAGAACACCGACGACCACCGTTTCCTCCGCTCGGCGGCCGGTACCTACGGCGCGCACTTCTCTCGGCCCGGCAACGGTATCTGTCACAACGTCCACAAGGAGAACTTCGCCGCGCCCGGCAAGACGCTGCTCGGCTCGGACTCCCACACGCCCACGCCCGGTGGGCTGGGCCAGCTCGCGATCGGCGCGGGTGGCCTCGACATCACCGTCGCCATGGGCGGCGGCGCCTACTACGTCGACATGCCCGAGGTCGTCAACATCCGACTCGAGGGTGAACTCGGCGAGTGGGCTTCCGCGAAGGACGTGATCCTCGAACTGCTGCGACGCCTGAGCGTCAAGGGCGGCGTCGGCAAGGTGTTCGAGTACACCGGCCCCGGCGTGGAGACCCTCTCGGTGCCGGAGCGGACCACCATCACCAACATGGGGACCGAACTCGGCGCCACCTCCTCCATCTTCGGCACCGACGAGCGCACGAAGGAGTGGCTCGAGGAGGTCGACCGCCCCGAGGACTACGTCGAGCTCCAGCCCGACGAGGACGCCGAGTACGCCGACGAGATCGTCGTCGACCTCTCGGAGATCGAGCCCCTCATCGCCGAGCCGTCGATGCCCGACAACGTCGTGCCGGTCCGCGAGGCCGCGGGCCAGTCCGTCGAGCAGGTCATGATCGGCTCCTGTACCAACGGCGCCTACGAGGACATCCTCCCCGCCGCGAAGATGCTCGAGGGCCGCGAGGTCAACAAGAAGACCGAGATGATCATCGCGCCCGCCTCCAAGCAGGCCTCCGAGATGCTGGCCCGTGAGGGCTGGACGGCCGAACTGATGGCCGCCGGCGTGAACTTCTCCGAGGCGACCTGTGGTGCCTGTATCGGCATCGGCCACGTCCCCGGCAGCGACACCGTCTCGCTGCGTACCTTCAACCGCAACTTCGAGGGCCGCTCGGGCATCGAGGACGACTCCGTCTTCCTCTGCTCGCCGGAGGTCGCCACCGCCGCGGCGATCAAGGGCGAGATCATCGACCCGCGTGACCTCGCCGACGAACTCGGCGACCTCGAGGACCCCGGCTTCGAGATGGGGACCGGCTACGACCGCGAGGACGCCGACCTCATCGCCCCCGACGAGGCCGTCGACGACGAACTCGTCAAGGGCCCCAACATCGGCGACGTGCCGCTGAAGGACCCCCTTCAGTCGAACCTCAAGGGTGAGGTCCTCCTCCGGATGGACGACAACATCACGACCGACCACATCATCCCGGCGACGTCGGACATCCTGAAGTTCCGTTCGAACGTGCCCAAGCTCTCGGAGTTCACACTCTCGCGGGTCGACGACACGTTCGCCCAGCGCGCGCTGGACGCCGATGGCGGCTTCCTCGTCGCCGGCGAGAACTACGGACAGGGCTCCTCGCGTGAACACGCGGCCCTCTGTCCGATGTACCTCGGGATCGAGGGTGTGCTCGCACAGAGCTTTGCCCGCATCCACAAGGCAAACCTGTTCAACTTCGGCCTCGTCCCGCTGACGATCGACGAGGACGACTACGAGAAGATCGAGCAGGGCGACGACGTCCAGATCGTCGACGACGTGGGCGAGGGTGTCCGCTCGGGCGCGACCGAGTTCACCTTCCGCGTCAACGACGAGTGGGAGGGGACCGCCCACCTCGACGCCTCCGAGCGCGAGCGCGAGATCCTCGCGGCCGGTGGGAAGCTCTCCTGGACCCGCCAGCAGTACGACGAGAGCAGCGGCGCAGCGCCCGCCGACGACTGAACGACAGACCGGTGAGCGGCGACCGCCGCCGGGCGGTCGCCCCGTTCCCGTCGCCGTGACGGTGGCGACACCGCCCGCCGTGATCGGACGACCCTGATTACGGCCGGTGACCGTCTCTCTTCGCTTCTCCGCTCCCGATAGCGCCGTCGCCACCCAGCCGCCCTCCGGGGACGTACCGACAGTCGGCCCCGTCCCGGCCCGTCGGTTCGTCCTGTATGGCCACGCCGCTTATGCCCGCAAAGACCCTATCAGGCGTACGTGACTTCCAGCCCCCACGCGTCGGATGCGGAGGACCTCACCATCCGCGAGGCGGGGCAAGCGGACCTGCTCGCGGTGTTCCGCATCGAGAAAGCGGTGTTCCCCCAGCCGTGGCCATTCGCGTCGTTCGAGCAGTTCCTCGGCAAGCCCGGCTTTCTGGTGGCGACCGAGGACGGCGCCGTAGTCGGATACGCCATCGCCGACGTGACGACGAGCGCGGGGCGGGACCTCGGCCACCTGAAGGACATCGCCGTCCACCCGACGGCACAGGGTCGCGGTATCGGCCGGGCGCTGTTGCGGCGCGTGTTGCTCTCGATGGCCGTCGCCGGCGCGAGTGTCGTCAAACTCGAAGTGCGGGAGAGCAACGATATCGCCCAGTCGCTATACGACGACGTGGGGTTCGAGCGCGTTCGACGGGTCCCCGGCTACTACGACGACGGCGAGGACGCGTACGTCATGGTGTTGGACGTGGCCGACTGGCGGGGTTAGAGCACGCCGAGCAGGTCGGCGGCGAGATAGCGTTGAGCGAGGCCGGCGACGATCATCACCACACCCGCAGCCTGCTTGATGCGCCCGGTGTACCCGCCGACGGAGCGCCAGATGTCGACGCCGACGCCGGCGAGTGCCCGCCGTCGGTTCATGCCTCTCGCAGCGTGGTCAGGTCCTCGATGATCGTCTGCTGGTTGGGGGAGGAGGTCTGGTACGCCCGTTCGACGTAGCCGTCGGCGTTGACGAGCAGCGTCAGCGAGGTGTGGGCGAACATGTACATCTCCATGTCCTCGGGCTCGGTGCGCCGGAAGTCGACGCCGAACGCTTCCTGGACGACCGTCTTCGCCCGCGATTCGGACTCCGGGCGGAGGAACTGCCAGCCGTCCTCGGCGGTGGTGACGTTCATCTTCTCGCCGTAGCTCTCCAGTCGGTCAGCGGTGTCTCGGGCGGGGTCGAACGTCACCGGCGCGAACGCTACCTCGCCGGCGTAGTCGTTCGACTGGGCGTGGGCCTGGACGTTCCGGAGCGTGCTGATGAGGACGGGACAGACGGTCTGACAGTGGGAGTAGAAAAACGTGAGCAGGGTCGGCTTTCCGGGGTCCTGAAGCGCCAGTGAGCCACCGGCGAGCGGTGCGGGAAGCGTCACGTCGGCGACCTGCTGGCCCCACGCGGGGTAGGGAACGTCCTCGCTCTCGAACGGGCGGTCGGGCTCGCGCAGCGTCACGTCGGAGTTGCCCCCCAGCCCGACGGTGTCGAGACAGCCAGCCGTTGCACCGATGGCGGCGGCGGCGCCGGTCGATCTGATGAACGTCCGTCGATCCATACCCGTCGTTGGCGTGCTGTTCGGTTAGGCGGTCTGGTGCAAGCGTCGAAACGCCCGGTGCCCCCGTCGAGCGGTAGTGAACACATCTGTTTTGCCCCTTCGGGCCGACTCCCCGGTATGGGATACAGCTGTCCGGTCTGTGGCGCGCCCCAGCACGACGACGAGCACCTGGCGAACCACCTCGCGATGACGGCGATGCTCCACGGCGAGGACCACGAAGCGTGGCTCGACGACCACGTCGCCGAGTGGAGCGAACACACCCCACCAGAACTCGCCGCGGAGATCGTCGACGACGCCGAGGAAGTCGACTACGACGAGGCCACCGACGCCCGCGCCGACATCCCCACCGAAACGACCGACAGCCACGACCACGCCCACGACCACAGCCACGCCGACGGGAGCCACCCGACCGAGGAGTTGGCCGACCCCGCCGAGGTCCCCGACTCCGGCTTCATCGACGAGGCCGCCGAAGCCGCCGTCGCCGAGGCCCGCGAGATGACCCGCAAACGGCGAGAGAACGCCGCCGGTGAGGACGACGGCTCACCGACGCGAGCAGCCGGTGAGGACGACGGCTCGCCGACGCGAGCAGCCGGCGAGGACGGCCGCCCGGAAGGGTCCGCGCCCGAGGAAGAGGACGCCTGACTGGCCGGCACCGCCAGCGGTAAGCCGCTTCGCTCGGAGGTCGAACCATGCGAACGGAAGGCGTCTTCGCCCCCGAAACCCGGACCGAGGCGGCCGACTCCTTCGAGGCTGTCGGCCCGGCAGCACAGACCGTCGTCCGAGAGACGGCCAAGGCCATGGAGTTCGACCGTGAGGAGTACGACCAACGCGTCACCGGCGAGGTCGTCGAGACCGCCCGCGACGCCCTCTTTGCCTCTATGCTGGTCGTCACCGTCGCCGACCGCGAGACCTACGAGGAGTGGGTCGAATCCCACCCCGACTACGAGGTCCACGAAACCGGCGCCGAGAACGTCGATAACGTCGTCTGGCACGCGTCGCCGGCCACCGAAACCGTCGTCGCGGCGACGTTCCAGTCCGAACCCGACGCCGCCGTCGCCACCCTCCGGCGACAGGCGTTCGGCCGGATCTACCGCCCGATGCTGAAAGACGACGCCGGCGTCACGACCGAGTAGCGCCGTGAGCGACTACCCGCCCGAGGACGGCCGCCGACACGAATCGCTGCCGGTCCCGCACCCCGACTGGCCCGTCATCGAGAGCGTCCCCGAGTACGAGACGGGCTGGTTCGTCGGCGGCTACGACCTGGTCGAACAGCCGGACGGTAGCCGGAAGCGCTACTACTGGGCTGAGCTCCCGACGGCGGTGGTGGTCACCGCCGTCACCGACGATCAGGTACTGTTCGTCGAGCAGTATCGACCGACGATCCGCCACGAACAGCTCGAACTCCCCGCCGGCGTCGTCGAGGCGGGGGAGTCGTTCACTGCTGCAGCCCAGCGAGAACTGGAGGAGGAGACCGGGTTCCACGCGTCGTCGCTCTCGCTCATGCAGGAGGTCTGGGTCGCCACGGGGCTGCTCAGACACAAGCGCGCCTACGTGTTCGCCGAGGGCCTCGAACCGACCGAACAGGACCTCGACGACAACGAGTTCCTCACGCCCCGCTCGGTGCCCGTCGACGAGGCCATCCCGACGGTCCGCTCGCGGCCGACCAACGAGGCCACCCTACAGGGGCTGACGCTGGCCGACGAGGACGGCCTGCTCTAAACCGTCTCGTTCAGCGCCTCACGGACCCGTTCCGGGTCGATCCCAACGTCCTCGGCGATCTCCATCAACACGGCCTCGACGATCTCCGAGCCCTGCTCGGCGGCCTCGGCCACGTCGACGGCTTCGAGGTCGGTCCGCTCGGCGATGGCGACGAGCACGTTCTCCTTCGTTTCCGGGTCCGTCCACGACTCCGCATCTGTATCGGCGTCAGCGCCAGCGTCGGATTCCGTGTCGGCATCGGCCTCCGCACCGGCGTCGGCACCGACCCCGGCATCCGTTTCTTCGCTCCCCGAGTCGGCAGTTTCTGCGTCGTTGCTCACCTCGACGCTCGACCGGCCGTCGGCTGTCGCGCTCCCGGCGTCCTCGTCGTCGGCGGTACTCGACGCCGCCGCGGCCGTCGCCGCTGCGGCCGTCCCCCCGGACACGTCGTTCCAGCTCCCGATACCGTCGTCGGTGGTCGTCGCCTCCGGGTCGTCCCCGCTGCCGGTGGCGTCGTCGTCGAAGTTCTCGCCGCGGCCGTCGAACTGGTCGCCGTCGGCCGACGATCCGGCGGTGGGCCGACTGCCCCGCGGGCGTTCGATGACGACGCCGCTTTTGCCAACACCCACGTCCGGATCGCCGAGGGTGAGGTCGGTCAGCCCCGATCTGGTCGGTGACGGGACCTCCTCCCAGCGCTCCGTCCCGGTTCGCTGGAAGATGCTTCCGTCTGCGCCCAGTGCCACCATCTCCCGGGTGCCGTCCTCGTCACGGTAGACGTCGAGCGCCTGCAGGGACGTGCCGTCGGTGACGCCGATGGGCGTCCAGTTGTTGTAGGAGTCGTCGTAGCGGTAGAGCCGGCCGTCGCCGGCGGCCACGTACACCTCCTGGTTCGCCCCGGCGTAGATGTCGTAGAACTTCACCTGCGCGTTGACGATGCCGATGTCGACCCAGCCCTCCGTGGCGGTCGTCTTGAACGCGTTGCCGGAAGTGTCGACGCCGAAGCCGACGCCGTCGGGAGTGGCCGCGAGCGCGGCCATCTTCGACCCCTTCCCCGCCGGCTTCGCCAACTGCCCCCAGTCCACGTCGAAGCCGTCGATGGTGAACGGGAGCACCGCTCCCGAACCGTTCGCGGCCAGCGCCTTCTCGGCGCCGCGGTCCCCCGAGACAGCGATCCCTTCCCACGTCGAGGTCATCTCGTTGGGGTAGGAGTAGTCGAACTTCTTTCGCTCCTCCACGTCGTAGCAGGCCATCGCCCCCGACGAGCCGAGCATCCAGACGCGTTCGCCGTCGTCGGTGGCGTCGACCGCACGCAGTTGGTTGTCCCGCGTCGACGGGCCGTCGTCGAAGACGACCTCCCATCCGTCCCCCCGATCAGCGACCAGATGCCCCCCGGCCCCGACCGCGTACGGACCCTCGACGGTCTGTACGACCCCGAACAGCGGCACGTCGAACGGCGTCTCGGTGACACGCCACTCCGGCTCCGCCCCGTCATCGCCCAGTCTCCACATGCTTCGATCTCTCGGTCGATACGGATATATTCCCGACGTGGGGTGACCGTGGCGTTCAACTCCACGAGGCCGGTAGCGGGGGTATGGACGAGATTTCGCCCGAGCGCGTCGCCGATCTGCTGGAAAACGACGCGCCGCCGACGGTCGTCGATATCCGCGAGCCAGTCGCGTTCCGTCGAGGTCACATCCCCGGCAGCGAGAACGTGCCGTTCCGTCGGCTCCCCGAGCACGTCGCCGACCTCACCGACGCCGACCACGTCGTCACCGTCTGTCCCCACGGGAAATCGAGCGTGCAGGCCGCGAAGCTGATCGAGTCCTACGAGGGGATCGACGCGCCCGTCGAGAGCATGGCCGGCGGGCTGAGTGAGTGGGACGGAGCGATAGAGTCGGGCGCGGAGGACGGCCGCGCCGAACCCGACGAGGGGCCGTCGGCGCCGTTCTAAGCCGACCGGGTCGCCGTCGCGGTGCTTCGCTCGCCGCCCCCGCCATCGTCGTGGTGGCCCTCGATGATCGTCCCGTTCTTACAGACGGCCACGTCGGCCTGTCCGTCCTTCCCGAACGTGATGCCGCGAACCGTCGT contains:
- a CDS encoding aconitate hydratase translates to MGKTITEKVLDDHLVEGELTPGEEIGIEIDQVLTQDTTGTMVWLQFEALGLDEVQTELAAQYCDHQTYQFDFKNTDDHRFLRSAAGTYGAHFSRPGNGICHNVHKENFAAPGKTLLGSDSHTPTPGGLGQLAIGAGGLDITVAMGGGAYYVDMPEVVNIRLEGELGEWASAKDVILELLRRLSVKGGVGKVFEYTGPGVETLSVPERTTITNMGTELGATSSIFGTDERTKEWLEEVDRPEDYVELQPDEDAEYADEIVVDLSEIEPLIAEPSMPDNVVPVREAAGQSVEQVMIGSCTNGAYEDILPAAKMLEGREVNKKTEMIIAPASKQASEMLAREGWTAELMAAGVNFSEATCGACIGIGHVPGSDTVSLRTFNRNFEGRSGIEDDSVFLCSPEVATAAAIKGEIIDPRDLADELGDLEDPGFEMGTGYDREDADLIAPDEAVDDELVKGPNIGDVPLKDPLQSNLKGEVLLRMDDNITTDHIIPATSDILKFRSNVPKLSEFTLSRVDDTFAQRALDADGGFLVAGENYGQGSSREHAALCPMYLGIEGVLAQSFARIHKANLFNFGLVPLTIDEDDYEKIEQGDDVQIVDDVGEGVRSGATEFTFRVNDEWEGTAHLDASEREREILAAGGKLSWTRQQYDESSGAAPADD
- the rimI gene encoding ribosomal protein S18-alanine N-acetyltransferase, which produces MTSSPHASDAEDLTIREAGQADLLAVFRIEKAVFPQPWPFASFEQFLGKPGFLVATEDGAVVGYAIADVTTSAGRDLGHLKDIAVHPTAQGRGIGRALLRRVLLSMAVAGASVVKLEVRESNDIAQSLYDDVGFERVRRVPGYYDDGEDAYVMVLDVADWRG
- a CDS encoding NUDIX hydrolase; the protein is MSDYPPEDGRRHESLPVPHPDWPVIESVPEYETGWFVGGYDLVEQPDGSRKRYYWAELPTAVVVTAVTDDQVLFVEQYRPTIRHEQLELPAGVVEAGESFTAAAQRELEEETGFHASSLSLMQEVWVATGLLRHKRAYVFAEGLEPTEQDLDDNEFLTPRSVPVDEAIPTVRSRPTNEATLQGLTLADEDGLL
- a CDS encoding rhodanese-like domain-containing protein: MDEISPERVADLLENDAPPTVVDIREPVAFRRGHIPGSENVPFRRLPEHVADLTDADHVVTVCPHGKSSVQAAKLIESYEGIDAPVESMAGGLSEWDGAIESGAEDGRAEPDEGPSAPF
- a CDS encoding M20/M25/M40 family metallo-hydrolase, yielding MDMRDLTERLIEFETVGGDEAEAAAWTRERLDELGFETYEWEADAEELAAHHSFPDDPALIDTDGRPSVAGVLEFGDPDAGPTLVLNGHLDVVPADEDTWSSPPFEPTWGENDEGGETLTARGAVDMKAPVAACVFAALDVAERVEEADLNGRLVVEAVAGEEEGGIGAAAAALSNPYPFERDAAIVAEPTELTAVTAVEGTVMKRLEIPGRAAHAATRWRGEDPLPRFERIRAAFSELEAERGETVTHPLYEEYPVPWPIVIGIVEAGNWASSVASSLTAEMRFGVAPGETVDEVEAQYEAALQAVVDDDEWLSEHPPTFERFSIQFDSAEIDADEPIVRTLQAAMAETGLPETEPRGATYGADSRHYVAAGIPTVVFGPGTIEQAHFPDETIDWADVEQARETIGETAVQFLQS
- a CDS encoding DUF5810 domain-containing protein; the protein is MGYSCPVCGAPQHDDEHLANHLAMTAMLHGEDHEAWLDDHVAEWSEHTPPELAAEIVDDAEEVDYDEATDARADIPTETTDSHDHAHDHSHADGSHPTEELADPAEVPDSGFIDEAAEAAVAEAREMTRKRRENAAGEDDGSPTRAAGEDDGSPTRAAGEDGRPEGSAPEEEDA
- a CDS encoding DUF5809 family protein; this translates as MRTEGVFAPETRTEAADSFEAVGPAAQTVVRETAKAMEFDREEYDQRVTGEVVETARDALFASMLVVTVADRETYEEWVESHPDYEVHETGAENVDNVVWHASPATETVVAATFQSEPDAAVATLRRQAFGRIYRPMLKDDAGVTTE
- a CDS encoding deoxyuridine 5'-triphosphate nucleotidohydrolase, with product MFRSGASVADDIDGADDDAVQPNGVDLTVAAVFEQTSPGYVGRDDKSVGDRSEVDPHGGDPPVYRLEPGDYVVRYGERLAVPEDSVGFVLPRSTLLRNSCTLNTAVWDAGYEGRGEGLLQVGHEIEIEQGARIGQFVVADADHEGTYDGAYQGEN
- a CDS encoding SCO family protein, which codes for MDRRTFIRSTGAAAAIGATAGCLDTVGLGGNSDVTLREPDRPFESEDVPYPAWGQQVADVTLPAPLAGGSLALQDPGKPTLLTFFYSHCQTVCPVLISTLRNVQAHAQSNDYAGEVAFAPVTFDPARDTADRLESYGEKMNVTTAEDGWQFLRPESESRAKTVVQEAFGVDFRRTEPEDMEMYMFAHTSLTLLVNADGYVERAYQTSSPNQQTIIEDLTTLREA